The genomic interval CGGAGGTTACGGAAGAGGATACAAAAAAGGTTAAGAAGAGCAAGACTGGTTTTCTGATTAAATTTTGGTTCCGGATCGGTATCATCGGCATTGTTTTGTTTCTCCTCATCAAGAGCGGCAGGGCAAATGTATTTGGGCTGATTCTGGGTTTGTCAACGGTGGTGTTTACGATCACTTTTTCAGCGTTAGGTGTGGCTAAACGCTATTTTTTCAGTGGGAGGAGGTAAAGAAGGGTTATGGAACATCCGATTCTATTCATTTCAATTATTCTGGAAAAACTGGGTCTGCCGGTCACTCATGGCTTTGTCGGCCATTCTTTTCTGGAGCAGCTCACCGCCCCGTATATGACCTATACCTGGCTGGTCATGGTATTTCTGTTCGTGGTTTCCAAACTCACCGTAGGGAACCTGGAAATGATCCCCGGCGGCGGCCAGAATTTCTGGGAAATCGTCATTGGCGGCATGGATGATTTCTTTGCCGATAATATGGGCAGGGAGATGACCGACAAGCTCTTCCCGATGATTGCAACATTCGCTTTATATATTGCGGTGGCCAACCTGATTGGCCTTATCCCCGGTTTCATGTCGCCCACTTCTAGTATCAACACTACACTTGCGCTGACCATCATCGTCTGGATCACCCATCATGTCATCGGCTTTCGCGCCCATGGTCTGAACTATTATAAACATTTCATCGGGCCGATGTGGTGGCTCATTCCGCTGATGCTGCCCATCGAGCTGATCAGTAACTTCGCCCGGCTGCTTTCGCTCTCCATTCGTCTCTTCGGAAATATAATGGCAAAAGAGACCCTGCTGGGGATCCTGTTCATGCTGGCCGGTGCATTCTTCGCACCTCTGCCGATCATGGTTCTCGGTGTTCTGGTGTCGCTGGTCCAGGCAATGGTATTTGTGCTTCTTACCGTTGTTTATATTGCCCAGGCTCAGGAACACGCCCACTGATAATAGATAATAGGAACGATCTTCTGAGACGGTCGTTCACGATTTTTTGAAGTTTCATTTTAGAAGTTTTCAGTACGGAAGAAGGCCTAAGAAAAAACATTTAAAGGAGTAAAATAATGGAAGGTAATATTCAACTGGCATTAATTTGTGTGGGTGCGGCTCTCTCTATCGGTCTGGCCGGTCTTGGAGCAGGTATTGGTATCGGTTCAGTTGGTCAGGGCGCTACGATGGGACTGGCACGTAATCCCGAAGTACAGCCGAAACTGATGGTTTTCATGATCCTCGGTATGGCACTTGCGGAGTCCATCGCTATTTACGGACTGGTAATCTCTCTGATTCTGCTCTACGCTAATCCATTGCTGTAGCTGATATACGAGAAGAGATCAGAAGCTGATCGAAAAAGGCCGCAGAGAAATCTGCGGCCTTTTTGCGTTTGGCGGCGGCAAAGAAAGCTGCACCATTTGCAACTGCTCGAAAAATTTTTTCCGATACTCTGTGCAATTCAAGAGAAAAGATATATTATGCCTTTCCATGGAACAGAGAAAAGAGCATTCAGCCGAAATGAACAGCACTATTGATGATATCATCATCCATCCTTTAAAGACTAAAAAAGACAAAGAAATTCCCCCTACCGGCATGTTTTTCGTCAATCCGGGGGAAGCGCACCGAGCTCTGGCAGCGACTGTAAAAAGCGGAGGGGAAGAGCTTTTTCTTCACAATTCCCGCCTTTCGCTCAGCAGTGACAGCTGTAGATTTGTCGCCGGTCCAGCCATTGGAGCACCGGCAGCCGTCCTGGTTATGGAGAAACTCATCGCACTCGGGGCCCGTCGCATTATAATGATGGGCTGGTGTGGAGCGATAGATCCCGATTTTTCCATTGGGGATATTATCGTACCGAAAGGGGCTGTCAGCGGTGAAGGCACCTCGAAGTATTATGGTGATGTGAAACGGCCGCAATCCTCAAGTGAGGGCCGCAACTCCTTAACCAGGATGCTTGCAGCCGCACAGTTACCCTGGAAAGACGGCGATATCTGGTCAACCGATGCACCCTATAGAGAAAGCAGGGCTTTTTTGCAGCAACTTTGCAGGGAAGAGCATGTCGTCGGTGTCGATATGGAGTTTTCCGCACTCTGCAGTGTCGCTTCTTTTCGTAATATTGATTTCAACGCGGTGCTGATTGTCTCCGATGAGCTCTGGAGCAGTAAATGGAACCCGGGTTTTAAGAATACGATATTTCGAGAGCGCTGCACGCGGCTGCTCGATTGTTTGCTTAATGATGCGTTGTAAGAGACTATGAAAACCATACATATAACCAGTCTTGGCTGCCCCAAGAATTTTGTCGATTCCGAAGTGATGATCGGCCTGCTTGACCAGGATGGCTGGCAGGTCGTCTCCGCGCCGGAAGAGGCTGAGGTTCTTCTTGTCAATACCTGCGGTTTTATACAACCTGCAGTCGAAGAGAGCGTTGAGGAAATTCTTACTCTGGCAGCCCATAAAAAAGATACTACCAGAAAAGGAACTGCCAGAAAACTGGTAGTCACAGGATGTCTGGTCCAGCGGTATCGTCAGAAACTGTTGGAAGAACTACCGGAGATCGACCTGCTGGTCGGAACCGAAGGCGTCGGCGACATTGTTCGTCTGCTGCGGCAGATCTGCAGTGGCAATGGGGTTGTTCCCCCTCACATTCCCGGTCCCTTTCTTATGAGCAGTGCGACGCCGCGAACGATAGCCACGCCTTTTTTCAGGGCATGGCTGAAAATCACTGAAGGGTGCAACAATCGCTGTTCCTACTGTATGATCCCCTCTCTCCGCGGCGAACTACGCAGCAGGTCGATTGAGGATCTGGTGTGTGAGGCAGGTGTGCTTGAACGCAAAGGAGTCAAAGAGCTCAGTCTGATAGCTCAGGATTTGACCGCCTTTGGTACGGAAGGGGAGGGCAGGTCAACGCTGGTACCGCTCCTTGAGGCTTTGCTGCGCCACACCGAAATCCCCTGGATCAGGCTCATGTATCTCTACCCTTCGGGCATCAATGATGATCTCTTTGAGCTTATGGCGGCAAACAGCCGCATCGTGCCTTATCTCGACATACCTTTTCAGCATGTCGGCAATGATCTTCTGCGCAGAATGAACAGAAGATATACGACGGATAAAATATACGAACTGATAGATAAAGCCAGAAGATACCTTCCTGAAGTTGCTCTGCGAACCACCTTTCTCCTAGGTTTCCCGGGGGAGACAGATGCTGATGTCAAGCAACTGGAAGAATTTCTTCTGGCCTGTAAAATCGATCATGTCGGAGTTTTCCCCTATGCCAATGAAGAGGGCTGTCCTTCCGAATTCTTTGAGCAACAGGTCTCAGAGAAGGAGAAGCTGGAAAGAGTCGATCATATCCTCTCGGTGCAGTCGGAAATCTCAAGAAAAATACAGCAAAAATATCTGGGAAGGGTGGAATCGGTATTGGTGGAGGGCCTCAGTAGGGAGACCGACCTGTTGCTGGAAGGGCGCACCCGTTTTCAGGCAGCTGACATTGATGGCTGCGT from Desulfopila inferna carries:
- a CDS encoding ATP synthase subunit I, producing the protein MTDDIISLQKMQVSGWIYLLIITAGSWLIVSWSFAWAVFAGGVISILSFTVSHRDVVGFFETLTPTEAEVTEEDTKKVKKSKTGFLIKFWFRIGIIGIVLFLLIKSGRANVFGLILGLSTVVFTITFSALGVAKRYFFSGRR
- the atpB gene encoding F0F1 ATP synthase subunit A; this encodes MEHPILFISIILEKLGLPVTHGFVGHSFLEQLTAPYMTYTWLVMVFLFVVSKLTVGNLEMIPGGGQNFWEIVIGGMDDFFADNMGREMTDKLFPMIATFALYIAVANLIGLIPGFMSPTSSINTTLALTIIVWITHHVIGFRAHGLNYYKHFIGPMWWLIPLMLPIELISNFARLLSLSIRLFGNIMAKETLLGILFMLAGAFFAPLPIMVLGVLVSLVQAMVFVLLTVVYIAQAQEHAH
- the atpE gene encoding ATP synthase F0 subunit C — its product is MEGNIQLALICVGAALSIGLAGLGAGIGIGSVGQGATMGLARNPEVQPKLMVFMILGMALAESIAIYGLVISLILLYANPLL
- a CDS encoding nucleoside phosphorylase — translated: MNSTIDDIIIHPLKTKKDKEIPPTGMFFVNPGEAHRALAATVKSGGEELFLHNSRLSLSSDSCRFVAGPAIGAPAAVLVMEKLIALGARRIIMMGWCGAIDPDFSIGDIIVPKGAVSGEGTSKYYGDVKRPQSSSEGRNSLTRMLAAAQLPWKDGDIWSTDAPYRESRAFLQQLCREEHVVGVDMEFSALCSVASFRNIDFNAVLIVSDELWSSKWNPGFKNTIFRERCTRLLDCLLNDAL
- the rimO gene encoding 30S ribosomal protein S12 methylthiotransferase RimO — its product is MKTIHITSLGCPKNFVDSEVMIGLLDQDGWQVVSAPEEAEVLLVNTCGFIQPAVEESVEEILTLAAHKKDTTRKGTARKLVVTGCLVQRYRQKLLEELPEIDLLVGTEGVGDIVRLLRQICSGNGVVPPHIPGPFLMSSATPRTIATPFFRAWLKITEGCNNRCSYCMIPSLRGELRSRSIEDLVCEAGVLERKGVKELSLIAQDLTAFGTEGEGRSTLVPLLEALLRHTEIPWIRLMYLYPSGINDDLFELMAANSRIVPYLDIPFQHVGNDLLRRMNRRYTTDKIYELIDKARRYLPEVALRTTFLLGFPGETDADVKQLEEFLLACKIDHVGVFPYANEEGCPSEFFEQQVSEKEKLERVDHILSVQSEISRKIQQKYLGRVESVLVEGLSRETDLLLEGRTRFQAADIDGCVYINDGHAAPGDIVQVKICESQIYDLVGAIV